The following are from one region of the Shinella sp. PSBB067 genome:
- a CDS encoding DUF3489 domain-containing protein, with protein MAQLSDTQLIILSAAAQRDDRIALPLPPNLKGGAATKVVSTMIAKGLLEEVEARRIAFQPHLSDPVWRETGDGHGVTLVITDVGLAAIGIEPDEVPEPDAPRSATLGDTGASAGGADHDATPTNSASTVPAGAKARTRREGTKQATLIAMLRAPEGATIAEIVAVTGWQPHTVRGAMAGALKKKLDLEVTSDKIEGRGRVYRLPPV; from the coding sequence ATGGCTCAGCTTTCCGATACCCAACTCATCATTCTCAGCGCCGCCGCCCAGCGCGACGACCGCATTGCCCTGCCGCTGCCACCCAATCTGAAGGGCGGTGCCGCCACCAAGGTGGTCAGCACCATGATCGCCAAGGGCCTGCTCGAAGAGGTCGAGGCACGCCGTATCGCCTTCCAGCCGCATCTGAGTGATCCGGTCTGGCGCGAGACCGGTGACGGTCACGGCGTCACCCTGGTCATCACCGACGTGGGTCTTGCCGCCATCGGCATCGAGCCTGACGAGGTGCCCGAACCAGACGCGCCCCGTTCCGCCACACTTGGCGATACGGGCGCTTCGGCTGGCGGCGCAGACCATGACGCCACCCCGACCAACAGCGCGTCCACGGTGCCCGCTGGCGCAAAGGCGCGGACACGTCGCGAGGGCACCAAGCAGGCGACGCTCATCGCCATGCTGCGTGCGCCGGAAGGCGCGACCATTGCCGAGATCGTTGCCGTCACTGGCTGGCAACCGCACACGGTGCGCGGCGCGATGGCCGGGGCGCTGAAGAAGAAGCTCGACCTCGAAGTCACCTCGGACAAGATCGAGGGGCGCGGACGGGTCTACAGGCTTCCGCCTGTCTGA
- a CDS encoding site-specific DNA-methyltransferase has protein sequence MTLAFAPERIETWPLARLVPYAKNAKVHGADQVAKIAASMAEFGWTVPCLVAEDGELIAGHGRVLAATQLGLTEAPVIVLGHLTEAQRRAYRIADNKLTELGTWDDALLSAELQELLAEDFDLSLVGFSDGELDKLLAFVPEGNGEEGGAGSSVPPVTIPEPPRNPASRTGDLWILGDHRLLCGDATSHNDVRRLMNGERAVLFATDPPYLVDYDGSNHPTRNKDWSASYGTTWDDSSQGAELYDGFIAAAVAEAITEDAAWYCWHASRRQAMLEACWEKAGAFVHQQIIWVKDRGVLTRSHYLWKHEPCFMGWIKGKRPPKVAEQTLPSTWEMPSFAKDERPDHPTPKPLDAFGIPMRQHVARGGLCYEPFSGSGSQIMAGEANGRRVFAMEISPAYVDVAVERWQGETGREAILDGDGRTFGEVKAERLGETSPEADAA, from the coding sequence ATGACCCTCGCCTTCGCTCCCGAGCGGATCGAGACCTGGCCGCTTGCGCGCCTCGTACCCTACGCGAAGAATGCGAAGGTGCATGGTGCGGACCAGGTCGCGAAGATCGCCGCCAGCATGGCCGAGTTCGGCTGGACCGTGCCCTGTCTCGTGGCGGAGGACGGCGAGTTGATCGCGGGACACGGGCGTGTGCTTGCGGCGACGCAACTCGGGTTGACGGAGGCGCCGGTGATCGTGCTGGGGCACCTGACCGAGGCGCAGCGCCGGGCCTACCGCATTGCGGACAACAAGCTCACCGAACTCGGCACTTGGGACGATGCGCTGCTGTCGGCCGAACTGCAGGAGCTTCTGGCCGAGGATTTCGACCTGTCGCTGGTCGGCTTTTCCGACGGCGAACTCGACAAGCTCCTGGCCTTCGTGCCGGAGGGTAACGGAGAAGAAGGTGGCGCCGGAAGCTCCGTGCCACCGGTGACCATCCCCGAACCACCGCGCAATCCGGCCTCGCGGACGGGCGATCTTTGGATCCTCGGGGACCACCGTCTGCTCTGCGGTGACGCGACCTCCCACAACGATGTGCGCCGCCTGATGAACGGCGAACGGGCGGTGCTGTTCGCCACCGACCCTCCGTATCTGGTCGACTATGATGGCTCGAACCATCCGACCCGCAACAAGGACTGGTCCGCGTCCTACGGCACGACCTGGGACGACAGCTCGCAGGGCGCCGAGCTCTACGACGGCTTCATCGCGGCGGCCGTGGCCGAGGCCATCACGGAGGACGCGGCCTGGTATTGCTGGCACGCCTCGCGCCGCCAGGCGATGCTGGAGGCTTGCTGGGAAAAGGCTGGAGCCTTCGTCCACCAGCAGATCATCTGGGTGAAGGACCGCGGGGTTCTGACCCGGTCCCACTACCTCTGGAAGCACGAGCCCTGCTTCATGGGCTGGATCAAGGGCAAGCGCCCGCCGAAGGTGGCGGAGCAGACGTTGCCTTCGACCTGGGAGATGCCGTCCTTCGCCAAGGACGAGCGGCCCGACCATCCGACGCCGAAACCGCTCGATGCCTTCGGCATCCCGATGCGTCAGCATGTGGCGCGGGGCGGCCTCTGCTACGAGCCGTTCTCTGGCTCCGGCTCGCAGATCATGGCGGGCGAGGCCAATGGCCGTCGCGTCTTCGCGATGGAAATCAGTCCCGCCTATGTCGATGTCGCCGTGGAGCGCTGGCAGGGCGAGACCGGCCGTGAGGCGATCCTCGACGGCGACGGCCGGACGTTTGGAGAGGTGAAGGCCGAGCGGCTGGGCGAAACCTCACCTGAGGCAGATGCAGCATGA
- a CDS encoding DUF6362 family protein: MTEWTPSLVEARLSEAASVLKRLPEPRRQGYFNTWPDYFYEFADLVGQEPQPMRLVPSPAAISRMEETLSWTVGLEPTDGKIIWLRAHGERWKTICWTVGLQRTAAHEHWLYALCVIAFRLNGRRLGRNLSKRKVIELAGSAQP, from the coding sequence ATGACCGAGTGGACACCCAGTCTCGTCGAGGCGCGTCTCTCTGAAGCCGCATCTGTATTGAAGCGCCTGCCGGAGCCGCGCCGGCAGGGCTATTTCAACACCTGGCCGGACTATTTCTACGAGTTCGCCGATCTGGTGGGACAGGAGCCGCAGCCGATGCGTCTCGTCCCGTCACCTGCTGCCATCAGCCGGATGGAGGAAACGCTCTCCTGGACGGTCGGCCTCGAGCCGACCGACGGCAAGATCATCTGGCTGCGTGCCCATGGCGAGCGCTGGAAGACCATCTGCTGGACCGTCGGGTTGCAGCGCACCGCCGCCCACGAACACTGGCTTTACGCGCTCTGCGTCATTGCCTTCAGGCTTAACGGGCGGCGGTTGGGACGCAACCTGTCGAAGCGCAAGGTGATCGAACTGGCTGGATCGGCGCAGCCCTGA
- a CDS encoding DUF6378 domain-containing protein: MTRSAILDRAAQVLDARAETYGPAAASFTAVAARWSLTLGRTITPAEVVLCMIDLKMVRLAHDPHHRDSLVDVIGYAALLPEVQS, encoded by the coding sequence ATGACCCGGTCCGCAATCCTCGACCGTGCGGCACAGGTGCTGGACGCCCGCGCCGAAACCTACGGCCCGGCTGCGGCGTCCTTCACCGCCGTCGCCGCGCGCTGGTCGCTCACCCTTGGCCGCACCATCACGCCGGCCGAGGTCGTGCTGTGCATGATCGACCTGAAGATGGTCCGGCTCGCGCACGATCCCCACCATCGTGACAGCCTTGTCGACGTCATCGGCTATGCCGCGCTGTTGCCGGAGGTGCAGTCATGA
- a CDS encoding crossover junction endodeoxyribonuclease RuvC yields the protein MTHHRPILALDLGTTTGWALRDADGLITSGTVSLRPGRFDGGGMRYLRFTSWLTEIDRLSGPIAAIWFEEVRRHAGTDAAHVYGGLMATLTAWAELRGIPYEGVPVGTIKRHAAGKGNADKAAMIAAVRARGFSPADDNEADAIAILLWAIEANGGLA from the coding sequence ATGACACACCACCGCCCCATCCTCGCGCTCGACCTCGGCACCACCACCGGCTGGGCGCTACGTGATGCAGATGGCCTGATCACCAGTGGCACCGTCTCGCTTCGTCCCGGCCGCTTCGATGGAGGTGGCATGCGCTACCTGCGTTTCACCAGCTGGCTGACCGAAATCGACCGGCTGTCGGGGCCAATTGCCGCGATCTGGTTCGAGGAGGTCCGCCGCCATGCCGGAACTGACGCCGCGCATGTCTATGGTGGGCTCATGGCCACACTGACCGCGTGGGCTGAACTGCGCGGCATCCCCTACGAGGGGGTGCCGGTCGGCACGATCAAACGCCATGCCGCCGGCAAGGGCAATGCCGACAAGGCCGCCATGATCGCCGCCGTTCGCGCTCGTGGCTTCTCACCCGCCGACGACAACGAGGCCGACGCTATCGCCATCCTGCTCTGGGCAATCGAGGCGAATGGAGGCTTGGCATGA
- a CDS encoding AAA family ATPase: protein MSDDDMPDSIKQPATGEIVHFNPWRDFNDAPAQVDVFGDEPDPEQIAQFMDVVFGYCEGLIPVRSFIDKGQGFDGRPHNIWIDADHTVADKMATFANWASHEGAAVYVIPGTVAAKGQAKAADILQMQTVVVDIDTGDIAARRAHLERHLGTPTMVVESGGVTPEGQHKAHVWWKLTEPAEGEDIARICRLRGEIAAKIGGDTHFRSAHQPIRVAGSVYYKNGLKTRVQIVELNATIERDLEEFIEAVTDMPPAPGISLQPDFSTPGKPAVADVLVTPVREGAQDDWSRFEGASAAIGHYIRMVHDGRLSKDEGWQAICEYNAAMLRPAWPVERLKRESERLWAIHVEKHGPPLIRLDSAAPAPNELPTFTLGALLDDTSPMPADIIAPRVLTPGGLLVLGGAPKVGKSDLLITWLVHMAAGVPFLGFTPPGPLRIFYLQAEIQYHYLRERVQQIGLPPDMLAAAHDNLVTTPKLQMLLDAEGSVRVAAAIRRAFPVEPVDIICIDPIRNIFDGGPDGGGENDNAAMMFFLKERVEVLRDHINPDCGVILVHHTKKLSKHQVKDDPFLALSGASALRGFYTTGLILHRPDEEISQRRLEIELRNGPALPAKLVDKVGGRWVEINPMNERLVRAEVGARHDAERVRKGDVILQLLFDEAENGHLYTALQFAEAFENKAGLGGKDTIRERISVLATKGFVKFVRDGAPFGLPISRSKFGYLCVEGMRFPTGEDKADGETGEIVPVLIPVLPSTYKCPQSGAALPVENPTVWVYPEDAE from the coding sequence ATGAGCGACGACGACATGCCTGATTCCATCAAACAGCCCGCCACCGGTGAGATCGTCCACTTCAATCCCTGGCGCGACTTCAACGATGCGCCGGCGCAAGTCGACGTGTTCGGCGACGAGCCGGACCCCGAACAGATCGCGCAGTTCATGGACGTGGTCTTCGGTTATTGCGAAGGCCTGATCCCGGTGCGCAGCTTCATCGACAAGGGTCAGGGGTTCGATGGCCGCCCACACAACATCTGGATCGACGCCGATCACACGGTTGCCGACAAGATGGCGACCTTTGCCAACTGGGCCAGCCACGAGGGGGCCGCCGTCTATGTCATCCCCGGCACCGTTGCCGCCAAGGGACAGGCCAAGGCCGCCGATATCCTGCAGATGCAGACGGTGGTGGTCGACATCGACACTGGCGACATTGCCGCCAGGCGCGCCCATCTCGAACGTCATCTTGGAACCCCCACCATGGTGGTGGAAAGCGGCGGCGTAACGCCGGAAGGCCAGCACAAGGCTCATGTCTGGTGGAAGCTGACCGAACCGGCTGAGGGCGAAGACATCGCGCGCATTTGCCGTCTGCGCGGCGAAATTGCCGCGAAGATCGGCGGCGATACGCACTTCCGCTCGGCCCATCAGCCGATCCGCGTCGCAGGCTCGGTCTATTACAAGAACGGTCTCAAGACGCGGGTCCAGATTGTCGAGCTGAACGCGACCATCGAGCGCGATCTCGAAGAGTTCATCGAGGCGGTAACCGACATGCCTCCTGCGCCCGGCATCTCGCTCCAGCCGGACTTTTCCACGCCTGGCAAGCCCGCGGTCGCCGATGTGCTGGTGACACCGGTGCGCGAAGGCGCGCAGGATGACTGGTCACGCTTCGAGGGGGCATCGGCGGCCATCGGCCACTACATTCGCATGGTGCATGACGGCCGCCTCTCGAAGGATGAAGGCTGGCAGGCGATCTGCGAGTACAACGCCGCCATGCTGCGCCCAGCCTGGCCGGTGGAGCGGCTGAAGCGCGAATCCGAGCGGCTCTGGGCCATCCATGTCGAAAAGCATGGGCCTCCGCTGATCCGCCTCGACAGCGCGGCGCCCGCGCCGAACGAGCTCCCCACCTTCACCCTTGGCGCGCTGCTCGACGACACCAGCCCCATGCCGGCCGATATCATCGCGCCACGCGTGCTGACGCCAGGCGGCCTGCTCGTGCTCGGCGGGGCGCCGAAGGTCGGCAAGAGCGACCTCTTGATCACCTGGCTCGTGCACATGGCGGCGGGCGTGCCCTTCCTCGGCTTCACTCCGCCAGGACCGCTGCGGATCTTCTATTTGCAGGCCGAGATCCAGTACCATTATCTGCGGGAGCGCGTGCAGCAGATTGGCCTGCCGCCCGACATGCTTGCCGCCGCGCACGACAATCTTGTCACCACACCAAAGCTGCAGATGCTGCTCGATGCCGAGGGCAGCGTCCGTGTTGCCGCAGCGATCCGGCGCGCATTTCCGGTCGAACCCGTCGACATCATCTGTATCGACCCGATCCGCAACATCTTCGACGGCGGCCCGGATGGCGGCGGCGAGAATGACAACGCCGCCATGATGTTCTTCCTGAAGGAGCGGGTCGAGGTCCTGCGCGACCACATCAATCCCGACTGCGGCGTCATCCTCGTCCACCACACGAAGAAACTGTCGAAGCACCAGGTGAAGGACGATCCCTTCCTGGCACTCTCCGGCGCCAGCGCCCTGCGAGGCTTTTACACCACCGGCCTCATTCTGCACCGGCCTGACGAGGAGATTTCCCAGCGCCGCCTCGAGATCGAGCTCCGGAACGGCCCGGCTCTGCCTGCCAAGCTCGTCGACAAAGTGGGCGGCCGATGGGTCGAGATCAACCCGATGAACGAGCGCCTGGTCCGTGCGGAAGTCGGCGCCAGGCATGATGCCGAGCGCGTGCGCAAGGGCGATGTGATCCTGCAACTCCTCTTCGATGAGGCGGAAAACGGGCACCTCTACACAGCGCTGCAATTCGCCGAGGCCTTCGAGAACAAGGCTGGGCTCGGCGGGAAGGACACGATCCGTGAGCGGATCAGCGTGCTTGCGACCAAGGGCTTCGTAAAATTCGTCCGTGATGGCGCACCGTTCGGCCTGCCCATTTCCAGATCGAAGTTCGGCTACCTCTGCGTCGAAGGCATGAGGTTCCCGACCGGCGAAGACAAGGCCGATGGCGAGACGGGCGAGATCGTGCCCGTTCTGATCCCAGTGCTGCCGAGCACCTACAAATGTCCGCAAAGCGGCGCGGCGCTCCCAGTCGAGAACCCGACCGTATGGGTCTATCCGGAGGATGCCGAATGA
- a CDS encoding DUF6511 domain-containing protein, with protein MMVDPTLAEQAAIRSTMKPVAEIMEEIGWPTRFADLSEQQVLTLIEVTVTGYQDALREYRAANRDTDPEVPF; from the coding sequence ATGATGGTTGACCCGACCTTGGCCGAGCAGGCGGCGATCCGCAGCACCATGAAACCTGTCGCCGAGATCATGGAGGAGATCGGCTGGCCGACCCGGTTTGCCGACCTCTCCGAACAGCAGGTGCTCACCCTGATCGAGGTTACCGTCACCGGCTATCAGGATGCGCTACGTGAATACCGAGCCGCCAATCGCGACACCGATCCCGAGGTGCCGTTCTGA
- a CDS encoding DEAD/DEAH box helicase, translating into MLLRPRQKLFVERSVAALDAHANTLGVAPTGAGKTVMLSAVTGRMIGDSDARAAVLAHRDELTAQNREKFARVNPAITTSVVDASGKSWGGQVTFAMVPTLSRSTNLNAMPALDLLVIDEAHHATADSYRRIIDQALKANPSCRVFGVTATPNRGDRKGLREVFSNVADQIRIGELIRSGHLVPPRTFVIDVGVRDELTKVRKTASDFDMGEVERIMNRTPVTDAVIRNWREKAADRQTVVFCSTVDHARGVTDAFNAAGIAAAVVHGEMGDAERKTALSAYAAGDIQVVVNVAVLTEGWDHPPTSCVVLLRPSSYKSTMIQMVGRGLRTVDPNEHPGIVKTDCVVLDFGTSSLMHGSLEQEVDLAGHEAYGDAPTRTCPQCEADIPLGCHECPLCGFIFESIDGGGDIPLGDFVMSEIDLLKRSSFRWCDLFGDDAALMANGFSAWAGVFFLNGRWYGVGAAKGVAPRLLAIGERMVGLAAADDWLNEHESDESAHKTRRWLSQPPTDRQLAYLPADYRHDFGLTRYQASALLSFQFNRAAIRSLVFGADEHDLARAA; encoded by the coding sequence ATGCTGCTTCGTCCTCGCCAGAAGCTCTTTGTCGAGCGCAGTGTCGCTGCGCTCGACGCTCACGCCAATACGCTCGGCGTGGCCCCGACAGGCGCGGGCAAAACCGTGATGCTGTCCGCCGTCACCGGCCGCATGATTGGCGATAGCGACGCCAGGGCGGCTGTCCTTGCTCACCGGGACGAACTGACCGCTCAGAACCGCGAGAAGTTCGCCCGGGTCAATCCTGCGATCACCACCTCGGTGGTTGACGCCAGCGGCAAGTCCTGGGGTGGCCAGGTCACCTTCGCCATGGTGCCGACGTTGTCGCGCAGCACCAACCTCAACGCCATGCCGGCGCTCGACCTGCTGGTTATCGACGAGGCGCATCATGCAACGGCCGACAGCTATCGCCGTATCATCGACCAGGCGCTGAAGGCCAACCCCTCCTGCCGCGTCTTCGGCGTCACCGCCACGCCCAATCGCGGGGACCGCAAAGGGCTGCGCGAGGTCTTCTCCAATGTTGCCGATCAGATCCGCATCGGCGAGCTGATCCGCTCCGGGCATCTGGTGCCGCCGCGCACCTTCGTCATCGACGTCGGCGTCAGGGACGAGCTCACCAAAGTTCGCAAGACCGCCAGTGATTTCGACATGGGCGAAGTCGAGCGCATCATGAACCGCACGCCGGTCACCGATGCCGTCATCCGGAACTGGCGGGAGAAGGCCGCCGATCGGCAGACCGTGGTGTTCTGCTCGACAGTCGACCACGCACGCGGCGTGACCGACGCGTTCAACGCCGCCGGCATTGCTGCGGCCGTCGTTCATGGCGAGATGGGCGACGCTGAGCGCAAGACGGCGCTTTCCGCCTATGCCGCCGGTGACATTCAGGTCGTCGTCAATGTCGCCGTGCTGACCGAAGGCTGGGACCACCCGCCAACCTCCTGCGTCGTGCTGCTGCGCCCGTCCTCCTACAAGTCGACCATGATCCAGATGGTCGGGCGGGGCTTGCGCACCGTCGATCCGAACGAGCACCCCGGTATCGTCAAGACCGACTGCGTGGTGCTGGACTTCGGCACATCCAGCCTGATGCACGGCTCGCTCGAGCAGGAGGTCGACCTTGCCGGACACGAGGCGTACGGCGATGCACCGACCAGGACCTGCCCGCAATGCGAGGCTGATATTCCGCTCGGTTGCCATGAATGCCCGCTTTGCGGCTTCATCTTCGAGAGCATCGACGGCGGCGGCGACATTCCGCTCGGCGATTTCGTGATGTCGGAAATCGACCTGTTGAAACGCTCCAGCTTCCGCTGGTGCGACCTGTTCGGTGACGATGCCGCACTGATGGCCAACGGGTTCTCCGCATGGGCCGGCGTCTTCTTCCTCAACGGCCGCTGGTATGGCGTAGGCGCCGCAAAAGGGGTCGCGCCGCGTCTGCTGGCCATCGGCGAGCGCATGGTCGGCCTCGCCGCTGCTGACGATTGGCTGAACGAGCACGAGTCCGACGAAAGCGCCCACAAGACCCGACGCTGGTTGTCGCAACCGCCGACGGACCGGCAGCTTGCATACCTCCCGGCCGACTACCGACACGATTTCGGGCTGACCCGCTATCAGGCCTCGGCACTGCTCTCCTTCCAGTTCAACCGTGCCGCCATACGCAGCCTGGTCTTCGGCGCGGACGAGCATGATCTGGCGAGGGCGGCATGA
- a CDS encoding ATP-binding protein, translating to MTAALPIISADQRLAAPRSIKGCIFGKSGIGKTSLLWTLDPATTLFMDLEAGDLAIEGWPGDTIRPRTWDECRDFAVFIGGANPALRDDQPYSQAHFDAVVARLGDPAQLDRYRTVFVDSITVAGRLCFQWAKGQPEAFSDKTGKPDIRGAYGLHGREMIAWLTHLQHTRSKNIWFVGILDEKLDDFNRKLFVPQIDGSKTGLELPGIVDEVISMVELKDEDGAPYRAFVCQTLNPFGFPAKDRSGRLEMVERPDLGRLMDKIRNAARQTFAAPAATASPQTSPTADHEQGA from the coding sequence ATGACGGCCGCACTCCCCATCATCTCAGCCGATCAGCGTCTGGCGGCTCCGCGCAGCATCAAGGGCTGCATCTTCGGCAAGTCCGGCATCGGCAAGACCTCGCTGCTGTGGACGCTCGACCCGGCCACCACGCTGTTCATGGACCTTGAAGCGGGCGATCTCGCCATCGAGGGTTGGCCCGGCGACACGATCCGTCCCCGGACCTGGGATGAATGCCGCGACTTTGCGGTGTTCATCGGTGGCGCCAATCCGGCGTTGCGTGACGACCAGCCCTACAGCCAGGCGCATTTCGACGCTGTCGTCGCACGTCTCGGCGATCCGGCTCAGCTCGACCGCTACCGGACGGTCTTCGTCGACTCGATCACGGTGGCCGGCCGGCTCTGCTTCCAGTGGGCCAAGGGCCAGCCGGAGGCGTTCTCCGACAAGACCGGCAAGCCCGACATTCGTGGCGCCTACGGCCTGCATGGCCGCGAGATGATCGCCTGGCTGACCCACCTGCAGCACACGCGCTCGAAGAACATCTGGTTCGTCGGCATCCTCGACGAGAAACTCGACGACTTCAATCGCAAGCTGTTCGTCCCGCAGATCGACGGTTCGAAGACCGGCCTCGAACTGCCCGGCATCGTCGATGAAGTCATCAGCATGGTCGAGCTGAAGGACGAGGACGGCGCACCCTATCGCGCCTTCGTCTGTCAGACGCTCAATCCCTTCGGCTTTCCGGCCAAGGACCGCTCCGGCCGGCTCGAGATGGTCGAACGGCCGGATCTCGGGCGGCTGATGGACAAGATCCGCAACGCGGCGCGCCAGACTTTCGCAGCGCCGGCGGCGACCGCCTCTCCGCAAACCTCCCCCACCGCAGACCATGAACAAGGAGCCTGA
- a CDS encoding AlpA family transcriptional regulator — translation MATRHLSQIELAARWNISHRTLERWRWTGEGPQYVKLGGRVVYRLEDVEAYEAEQIRQSTAGHRHQATA, via the coding sequence ATGGCTACCAGACACCTCTCCCAGATCGAGCTGGCTGCTCGCTGGAACATTTCGCATCGCACACTGGAACGCTGGCGCTGGACAGGTGAAGGCCCGCAATACGTCAAGCTCGGCGGCCGCGTCGTCTATCGCCTCGAGGACGTCGAAGCCTACGAGGCCGAGCAGATCCGCCAGAGCACCGCCGGCCACCGCCACCAGGCTACGGCGTGA
- a CDS encoding LexA family transcriptional regulator — protein MSITIADRLRARAEQLGLNAREVAEQARVNRSFVYDIMRGRSERPNLEKLDKVAAIIKVDRNWLLHGKGMVEGDEPALEEEEDPFVAIPSVEVTASMGGGKLVADEVENGEPYHFKSSWITHRLRANPANLRIMHVEGDSMMPTLHDGDVVLVDLARCMPTPPGIFVLFDGMGLVAKRLEHIPNSEPPQVRIISDNTFYSPYERTAEEIRIIGRIRWFGREI, from the coding sequence ATGAGCATCACCATCGCCGACAGACTGAGAGCCCGAGCCGAACAGCTGGGGCTGAATGCGCGTGAGGTGGCCGAGCAGGCGCGTGTCAACAGGTCCTTCGTCTACGACATCATGCGCGGCCGCTCGGAGCGGCCGAACCTGGAAAAGCTCGACAAGGTCGCGGCGATCATCAAGGTCGATCGCAACTGGCTCCTGCATGGCAAGGGCATGGTCGAGGGGGATGAGCCTGCCCTGGAGGAAGAAGAGGACCCGTTTGTGGCGATCCCGTCGGTCGAGGTGACGGCATCGATGGGCGGCGGCAAGCTCGTCGCGGACGAGGTGGAGAACGGCGAGCCCTACCACTTTAAAAGCTCGTGGATCACGCATCGCTTGCGTGCCAACCCGGCAAACCTGCGCATCATGCATGTGGAGGGCGACAGCATGATGCCGACGCTCCACGACGGCGATGTCGTTCTCGTCGACCTTGCCCGCTGCATGCCGACGCCGCCCGGGATCTTCGTACTGTTCGACGGCATGGGACTGGTGGCCAAGCGCCTCGAGCACATCCCGAACTCGGAGCCGCCGCAGGTGCGCATCATTTCCGACAACACGTTCTACAGCCCCTATGAGCGCACCGCCGAAGAGATCAGGATCATCGGCCGCATCCGCTGGTTCGGCCGGGAGATCTGA
- a CDS encoding DUF2924 domain-containing protein, whose protein sequence is MAADTPVLARLAALKRMSVRELKAEWEALFAAPAPNNSRGYLEMRLAWRIQELALGGLSRETRKILDLLADEIDGNSGRKAIIADPRNPVIGTRLVREWDGIEHTVTVMKDGFDWQGRRFKSLSAAARAITGTQWNGYRFFGLREPRRDDR, encoded by the coding sequence ATGGCGGCGGACACGCCGGTGCTGGCCAGGCTGGCGGCGCTGAAGCGCATGTCGGTTAGGGAGCTGAAAGCCGAGTGGGAGGCCTTGTTCGCGGCGCCAGCGCCGAACAACAGCCGCGGCTATCTCGAAATGCGGCTGGCCTGGCGCATCCAGGAACTGGCCCTTGGCGGGCTTTCCCGTGAGACTCGCAAGATACTGGACCTGCTGGCCGACGAGATCGACGGCAATTCCGGTCGCAAGGCGATCATTGCCGATCCGCGCAATCCGGTCATCGGCACGCGGCTGGTCCGCGAGTGGGATGGTATCGAACACACTGTCACCGTAATGAAGGACGGGTTCGATTGGCAGGGCCGCCGGTTCAAGTCGCTGTCAGCGGCAGCGCGCGCGATCACCGGCACGCAATGGAACGGCTACCGCTTCTTCGGCCTCCGCGAGCCGCGGAGGGATGACCGATGA